The nucleotide sequence CACCCAATATGGCTGGAAAGAAGAAATATACACCCGGCTCTATTTCGAGGGCGCGGTCAACCGGGCGGGAAAACTGGGCTATCGTGTAGAGCCGTTTTGGATGAGACAGCCGCGCATGACGCCGGAGCGGGCGACACAGATCCTGGAGTCGCGGGGCATCAAGGGGCTGCTCGTGGCCCCGGTGCCGGCGGCAGTCGCCCGGCTGGAACTCGATTGGGAAAAATTTTGTGCCGTCTCGCTATGTCGCAACCTAGCCTCGCCTGACATCAATGTTGTCGATCACAATCACTATCAGAGCATGACCTTGGCCTGGAGGGAACTGCGGCAGCGGGGCTATCGTCGTGTGGGCTATGCCATCAAGGAGTATTCAGAGGAAATCGCGGGCCGGCTCTGGCTCGGCACCATGCTGATCGAGCAACAGCGCGATCTAGCTCAGCAAAAGGGCATTCCTCCGCTGGTGGCCCCGGTTTGGAATCGGAAAGTTTTCGCGGCCTGGCTAGCCCGATACCGGCCGGATGTCGTGATCTCGCCCGATATCGCCGCCTATCGCTGGCTGCAGGAACTCGGGTGGAAGATTCCAGACGATATTGGTTTTCTCTGGCTGGAGGCCGTGCCCGATGAGGGCATCACGGGTGTTTGTCAGCATTTTGAAAACGTCGGCATCGCTTCGGTCGACCTGGTGCATCTGGAACTGATCCGCAGCGCCTATGGCATTCCATCTGTCCGCCAGACCATCGGCATCGATGGCAACTGGTATGAAGGCCGAACCCTGCGCCCCTCGGCCAGCGGATAAGGCGGGCCTGTCGGAGCCAGCCTCAGAGGCGGTTGCGCAGTTCGGCGGGCAGTAAGCGGTGACTCAGTTGCGCCAAGCCCGGATCGGATATGGACAAGTCAAAGGCGCGGCAAAGGACCAGGAGTCGGAAAAGGGTGGCAGGGGTCAGGAAACGCAACTTCGCTTCGTCCAGCTTCTCGAGGCAGCGGGCCACCTCCTCCCGGGCAAGTTCCGGGCGTTCCCCCTGGGCCAGCACAATGGCCAGGCTGACGCGGCGATCCCAGGCCAGGTTGCGGCTGGATCCACCCGCCAGATTTTCCATCAGTGTCTCGAAGATCTTGGTGAAGGCCGGCGGCCCGCCCCGGGCGCGTTCCACCTGGGCGAGTGCCACCAGCGCGCCAAGGTCCGCGGGGAATCGTTGGAGCGCCTGACCCGCGGCCGCGGCGAGTTCAAGCTGCTGCGTCTCCAGGAAATATTCTGCGGTCCGGCTTATGGCTGCGGCCGGATTTTCCTCGTCCGTCACTTCAAGAATGACGGTCCGATAATCCTCGAAACCGGGGATGCTGGGCAGCTGGTACGGCCGTGGCCTCAACCATGGCGGAAGGGCCCACCGATGAACCGCACTGATGAAGGTGTCCTCTGGTTTGGCGACCGACCAGCCGGCAAGCACCTCTAAATCATTGTCCCAAGACGGAAGGATAAGGTGGGTGACCCCGCGTTGATTGAGGAGTGCCTGCGCCTCATCGGCGGTGGTCGCGCTCACGATGCGAACCGCAGCGGCCAGGCCATCGCGGTTTTCCCAGTTGACCGTGCCAAGGCCGCGCCGCCCGCTGTGAAAACTCAGGTTGGGAGACAGTCCCGGGGGGGCCAGAAACACGTTTTCCGGCGCGGTGTGGTCGGCCAGCCAATGCGCCAGCGATCGCTCAAGAAGCCCTTCCACCTCCAACCGGGTAAATTCCACCTCACCATCCTGGGTGGATGAGGGCTTGAGCAACGCCAAGCCCGGCAGGAGCAACAGGCCCACACCTGCGGGCCAATGCCAGGGCAGGCGGGAAGTGGTGCCGCGGAGCTGGACAGCCACGACCATGGCCACGAGCAGTGAGAGCAACATCAGGTCAACCAGAGCCCACCAAGCGAGTTGGGACAGGGCGATGAGCAGCGTCACCAGGACAGGACCCAAGGCCAGCGCCAGGCTCATTCTGGCGGGGAGTGGCGTCCGGTGACTCGTGCACAACCAGATCGCCGGGCCGAGCAGCATGAGTGGAAGGCAGGTGGCGAGCAGTGCCGGGCTGAGTCCGTCGCGGCTAATCCAGGTGGCCATGCTTTTCGCCACGGTACCATTGGGCAGGAGAGTCAGTCGGGCGGCAGAGATATCGCCGAAAAGCAGGGAAGGCGATTTACTCCAGTGCATGGCCAACGGGAGCGCGGCCAGCGATGCCAGGACAAGTAGCAGACGCGCAGCCTGCGTCCAGGACCGGCGGGTCTTCCGGGATTGAGGATGGGCCCAGGCGAACTCCAGCACTTCACCCAGTCCGAGCCAGGCGAGACCATAGAGCGGGTGTACGGCGTGCAGCTGGAAGTCGAGGTGCGCGGGATAATACTCAATCAGATAGGCAGCCAGGCAGGTGGCGGATCCGCTGAGGCTCCAGAGCCGCCACGGTGGCGTGACTGCGGCGGTGGGGTCAGGTGCATTGCCTCGGCGAGCGAGCCAAGCGGCCAGCAGACCACCTAACGCCAGGCCGATGAGCAGGAGCGCCGCGTGCGACGGGCTGATCCACAGCCCAAGTCCACTCGTGACCCCCGCCAGACAAGACAGCGACCGGGAGCTTGTCCCACGATGGAAAGCGGCGAGCAGCGGCAGGATGGCGCCCACCGCCACCAGATTGGTCAGGTTGCGGTCATCCGGGGCCCCGGGCAGGAATCCGCCCGCCACCGGGTAGACCGTCACCAGCCCCAAGGCCAGCAGGAGGCATGGCCACGCACCAAAATGGAATGCGACAAACAAGGTTGCCCCCATGAGCAGCACCAGGTGCAGTAGTGGATCCGCCCAAAGGGCCGCCCGCTCGGTGGCCTGCCCGAGCGAAAGTTTGGAGAGTGCGTGATCGCACCAGGCAAGCAGGCCTAGCCACCAGCGATAGGGGGACGCGGCATGGACCTCCCGGCCGAATGGCGCGTTCTCCGTGTCGATGTGCCGGATGCGCCACTCCTTGGTGGCAAGCATCTGCTGAGTTTCTGCGATCCACTGGTAACTGCGGTCATGGCCCTCGGGCACGAGCAACCAACGTTTTCCTCCGGCATAGCCCGTCGGAGTAGTATCGTCTACCAGCGCGGCCTCGTGGTCGGTGTGCGTGACGGTTTCTACTCGTTGCACCCGCTGGACGGTGCACCACAGCAGCAACCCGCCGGCTCCCAACATCGTGAGCAGCCAAGTGCGGAGGGGAAACAGGTGGGGTTTGTTCATGGGGCGAGCTTGACGACAGGGCCGTCCAACGGGTCCGCACGCAAACTCAGGAAGTTCGGTGGATCAAGCTTAGTTCAAACCGATGCTCGCCGTCGCGCGCACTTGACTCACCTCCGCAATCTCTGTCCAACGAGCGTCGTCCCGAGCCATGAAATCTCGCTTCGCGCAGCCGACGACCCTGAAACTTCTGGTGAGACTGACGCCGAGTTTTCGTTTGATCCTCACCATGGTCTTCCCGGTCCTGCTGCCCGCGGCGACGCCGGCGGCCGGCATCAGCGAACAGGCCTTGGTGGCGCGGTCGGGCCCGCGCGGGGCCACGATGTTCCGGGCCATGCCGGCTTCGGAAACTGGAATCGTGACTGAGAACAACTATTCGGATCCGACAATGTGGGCTGAGCGGCACCGGGAACTGGAGCTCGGCGCCCTGGGAACCGGCGTGGCCATCGGCGACTATGATGGCGATGGCCGGCCGGACATTTTCGTCGTGAGCAAGACCGAGGGTAGCCGGATGTTCCGTAATCTTGGCGGATGGAAATTCGCGGACGTGACGGTGACGGCCAGAGTGGCCGATGTTGGCGAAGCGGCGGGTATCTGGAAGCAGGGCGTCACCTTTGCGGATGTGAACAACGACGGCTGGCTTGATCTCTACGTGTGCCGCTTCGCCGCGCCCAATCTGCTCTATATGAACCAAGGCGACGGCACTTTCCGGGAAGAGGCGGCGAGCCGCGGCCTGGCCGTCATGGACGCATCGGTCATGGCCGCCTTCTGTGATTTTGATCGGGATGGCTGGCTCGACGTTTTGCTCCAGACCAACCTGCTCGACGAGATCAAGCACCCCCAGGGGCAGAGAAATTACCTTTTCAAGAACAAGGGTGACGGCATCTTCGTCGACGTGTCCGAGCCAGCCGGGATCTCCGGCGAGGCGCAGGGACACTCGGTCGCGTGGTGGGATTACAACCACGATGGTTGGCCCGACCTTTACGTGGCCAATGATTTCGCGCCGGAGGACAAACTCTACCGCAACAATCGGGATGGCACTTTCTCGAATGTCATCGACCAGGCGGTCCCGCATACGCCGGCCTCATCCATGGGATCGGATCAGGGCGACATCAACAACGACGGTCTGATCGATTTGCTGGTGGCGGACATGGCCGCCACCACGCACGAGAAGGATCATCGCGGCATGGCCGCCACGCGCGGAATGGCGGTCGACCCCGTCCATCCTTCCTTGGCGCCGCAATACCCGCGGAATGCACTGTATCTTGCCACCGGCACCGACCGATGCCTCGAAGCCGCTTATCTTACCGGACTGGAGGCGACCGATTGGACCTGGTCGGTCCGCTTTGAAGACCTCGATAATGACGGGCGACTGGACCTGCACGTCACCAATGGCATGATCAATGAGTCGCACAACTCAGACCTACTGGGGCGGTTGATGCTGGCCCAGAATCCGGCCGAGAAAGTGCGCATAACCAAGGCCAGTCCACGGCTCGTCGAGGAGAACCTGGCCTTTCGCAATCTCGGCGACCTGCGGTTCGAAAGCGTGGGATCGGTCTGGGGCCTCAATGAGCGCGGGGTGAGTTTTGGGGCTGCTTTTGGAGATCTTGATGGCGATGGCGACCTCGACCTGGTTTATGCCAACTATCAAAAAGGCGTGACCGTCCTGCGCAACGACGCGGAGACCGGTCACCGGGTAGTATTCGCCTTGCGGGGCACGCGATCAAATCGTTTCGGGGTGGGGGCCCGGGTGCGGATTGAAACCGAGGCCGGCGGCCAGGTCCGCCAACTCGTGCTCGCTCGCGGTGTGTTGTCGAACTCAGAGCCGGTGCTTCACTTCGGTTTGGGCGAGGAGGAACGGATCAATCGGGTCACGGTGGAATGGCCCAGCGGCCAGACGCAGGAACTCACCGACCTGGCCGCCGACCGCAAATACACCCTCACCGAGCCCGCCGGCCCCGGCGAAACTCTGTTGGTGCAGAAGCCTGCGTCACGCGGACAATTCACCGATATGAGCCAGGCGGCAGGTTTGTCGGTGCTTTCGCGGGAATTTATGTTCGACGAACTGGTCCAGCAGCCGCTGCTCCCGTCGAGGCAGAATCAGCGTGGACCCGGTCTGGCCGTGGGGGATACCCGGGTCACCGGGCGGGCGGATATCGTGGTGGGGGGCACAGCCCGCGATCCGGCCAAGTTGCTCCATGCTGGGAGCGATGGACGGTTCACGACGAGCGAGATCCCGTTCCTGGCGACAGTGGGCCCGCTTAGCGACGGGCCGCTCCTGCTGTTTGAGGCCAATGGCGACGGGCATCCGGATTTGCTGGTGACGAAGGGCGGCAGCGCCCGGCCCGCAGGATCAGCAGAGTTTCAACCGCGTTTGCTCTACAACGATGGCACAGGCGTATTCCAACCGGCCCCCCCGGACCGCCTGCCCCCGTTGCCGTTCAGTGTGGGCGCGTTGGCGGCCGCGGATTTCAACCGGGATGGTCAGTTGGACTTGATCATCGGGGCACGCGTTTTGCCCGGACTCTACCCGTTAACGCCCCGTAGTGCGTTACTGGTGAATCGGGGCGGGCGCTTTGAGGATATAACGGAGATCATCGCGCCCGGTTTGCGTGAGGCCGGGATGGTGACTGCCGCGTTGTGGAGCGATGTTGATCGCGATGGCTGGCCGGACCTGCTGTTAACGATTGAGTGGGGACAGGTGTTATACTTTCACAACCGCGGTGGACAGGCGTTCGAAAACTGGACGGACCGGGCCGGGTTTGCCACCGGCGGCACGGGTTGGTGGAATTCGATTGCCGCCGCGGATTTCAACAGAGACGGGCGGAGCGATTTCGTGGTCGGAAATGTTGGTCTCAACACTCAATACCGGGCCGATGCCACCCATCCGGCCCTGCTGTTTGCGGGTGATTTCAAAGGGGACGGCACGATGCAACTGGTCGAAGGATATTTTGAAAAGAACCGGATGTTGCCGAGGCGTTCCCGCAAGGCGCTGGGGGCGTCGATCCCGGCCATTCTGAAGCGGTTAAATCGCAACGATTATTTTGCCCGCGCAACGCTGCCGGAGATCCTAGGGGATAAGGATCTTGCCGCGGCGCAGCGCTTTGCCGCCACCGAGCTCCGCAGCGGGGTGTTCCTGAGCCAGCCCGATGAGACCTATCGCTTTACCCCCCTGCCCCGTCTGGCCCAGATCGCCCCCATCAATGGCTTGTCCGCGGGTGATTTCGATGGCGATGGCTGCGCGGACATCTATGCGGTGCAGAATTCCTTTGCCCCGGTGCCGGCCGTCGGGCGCATGGATGGTGGCTTGAGCCTGCTGCTCCGTGGAGACGGTGCCGGGCAATTTGCCGCCGTGCCACCCGGCGAAAGCCATTTGCTCGTGGCGGGTGACGCCAAGGCGCTGGCGGTCCTCGATTTTGATCAGGACGGCTGGCCGGACTTTCTGATCACGCGCAATAACGGCACGACTTTGGCCTATCGGAACAACGGCCTGCCTGGAAGAAATTCGCTGTGCATTTCCCTCCGTGGCTCCAAAGGAAACCCTGCGGCAGTCGGGGCGCGGATTTCACTGCGGCTGTCCAATGGCCGCTGGCAATCCGCCGAAATCTATGCCGGATCCGGTTATTACAGCCAGTCAGCATCCTCGGTTTTCTTTGGCTGGCCCGAGGGAATTGTCCCTCAGGAAATTTCGGTCGTGTGGCCCACCGGCGATGTCACGAATTTGCCCGTGCCGAAGAATCCGGAAACCACTTGGCGCATTGACGCTCCTTGATTCTGAGGGTGGGCAGGAATGCGCGGTGATCGCTTTCTGGGTCTAGCAGGCAGCGATGGGTGAAACAGAGACAGCCCTGCGTGCAACAGGGTGGTTGAGTGCAACCATTGGACGAAAAGATATACAATTAAAGCAAAGGGTCCGTTGCCGGCATTGCCCCAGGGTGTCACCAACTCGCCCCAGAAATCGATCAGTTCACCCCATTACCCCCCCGGTTGACTGTTCAGGCTCGATCCGTCGAGCCTGGATCGGAAACCCCAAGAAATAACCCTACCGGTTCTGCTTACTCGCAGGATCTCCACCGCAAAACCATGAATCCTAACACCATGTCTCGTCGTTCTGTTCGCTGGTTGGGCCGAAGTCTGATGCTCAGCGTTGGCCTGATTTCGTTGCAGGCCCAGCAAGTCAATCAGAGCAATCCTGCCGAACAGTCGGGTCCCACGCCGGCCAAACCGGTGGTCCTGGAATCCGCCAAACCCGATGAGGAAGTGCTGGTGCTCTCCCCGTTCGTTGTCGATGCCAGTCAGGATAAGGGCTATCGGGCGACCAGCACCTTGGCCGGCAGCCGCATCAACACGCAAATGAAGGATGTCGCCGCCCCGGTCACCGTGTTGACCAAAGAGTTTCTTGATGACTTGGGGGCGGTTGGAATCAACGATGTAATGAGCTATCTGGCGAACGGTGAAGGCACCGGTTCCTACACCCAGACCAATGCCGTGTTGGGAGCACCCTCAGACGAGATCGTGCAGAATCCCACGACTGCGCAACGCGTCCGCGGCCTCCAATCCGCGGACATCACCCGCGACTATTACTACAGCCTTTCCAACGGTGTCGGGTTTGATTCCTACAATCTGGATCAGGTCACATTGAGCCGCGGACCGAATTCAATCCTCGCGGGCCTGGGTTCACCGGCCGGTATCATCAACTATTCGCCGCAACAGGCGGGCCTAGGTCGGAACTCCACGGAAGTGAGCTATCGCTTCGGCAGCTGGGGTGACCAGCGCGCCACCTTGAACAGCAATCTGGTCTTGGCCGATGATAAACTGGCTGTGCGCGTTGCTGGTGCTTGGAGTGAAAAAGGCTACAAGCAGCAACCGGCGTTCAATAAAGACCAGCGGCTCTATTTCGCCGCCACTTTCAAGCCCTGGCAGAAGACCAGTGTGCGGGCTTCCTACGAACAGGTTGCCATCGACCGCAATCTGCCAAACACACTCACTCCGGAGGATGGGGTCACGCAATGGGTGAGCGAAGGTAAGCCGACGGCCTCTCCTCCGGCGACGCCCGCGTACAGTTTTCCCGCTTTTGATGGCGCTGGGCAGACGCTGATCTACAATACGGCGGGCGTGCTGGTCGGGGCCCAACCGATGAACGCCCCGAACAGCCGGACCTATGCCCAGAAAAATCTCACGGGGGTCAAAATTTGGACCCCGCTGCGCCTGAACCACAACCGCTACCTCGACTTGGAGAACCTCAACACCAACGCCCAGTTTGCGGACATCACCTACAAGACCTACACGTTCTCCATCGACCAGGAAATCCTCCCCAATCTGAATGCGAATGTAGGATACACGCGGGAAGATATTGAGCAGGAGCGTATCGTGCTCTACCGCCCGCAGTACACGATTCTCAATATCGACGTCAATACGACGACCCCGTGGGGTGCTCCGAATCCGTTCTTCGGCCAGCTCTACATGGATCAGCGCGGCTTGGACAACAAGAACACCTCGGACAACAAAAACGAAGTCATGCGCGGCACGCTGACCTATGACCTGGATCTCAACAAGCACAGCAAGTGGCTTGGGCGGTGGCGTCTGACGGGCTTTGCCGAGAGCCGGGAAACCAATTTCAATTCCTTTGGCTACACGACCAACGCCACGTTCAGTTCGGGTGCCGCGATGACCCAGCTCAATGCCAGGCACTACCTCGGTGGCTCCTTTGACAAGCCGGCGACTACGGTCCCCATCTATCATGGTCTGGTTTCGAGCGTGCCGCACGCCTACTTCGACTCGGCCACCAGCAGCTGGAAATCCGACACGCTGACCAGCAGCTATGTTCAGGGTGCCAACAACAAGCGCCTGGACAAACTGGATACTTCAGCCGTGGTGTTGCAAACTTGGCTGTGGGACGACCGCATCGTGGGTCTCTTTGGCTACCGCAAGGACAAGAATGGCTCGGCCACCCTGACCAGTCAGGGTACACCGGTCAGTGCTTCGGCTGCTTTCCCGGCCTTGACGGAACTCAGCGGCACGACCCGCTCCCTGGGTGTGGTCTACCATGCCACCAAGTGGCTGAGCTTCCACTACAACAAGTCGGATAATTTCGTGCCCAACGCCGGCTCGATCGACCTGTTGGGTAATCCCACGCCTTCGCCCACCGGCGAAGGTACCGATTACGGTGCTTCCTTCAACCTGTTCGACGACAAGCTGAACCTTAAACTCAACATTTATGAGCTGGAGTCCAAGGACGGCCCGGCTGGCAGTGACGCCTCCTTCGCGGGTTGGTGGTCGATGCCGTGGTTTGACACCGATGTCATGAAGGCCTTGGCCACCCAAGCCGGCAAACCGTACCAGCAGGGCATCCAGGCGGGATTGATCTATGGCGATCCCCGCCTAACCAATGGCTACACGGCCAACAGCATTTCCAAGGGCTTGGAATTGGAGGCAACCTACAACGTGACCAAGAACTGGCGCATCATGGGCAGCATCTCCAAGCAGGATGCCAAGCAATCCGGCGTGGCGGTTCCGCTGACCGAGTTCATCAACAAGCGCATTGAATACTATAAGGCTCAGGGGCTTTGGACCGGCGTCGTCGGGGCCGGCATCTGGGGTGCCGCCCAAACTGGCGAGCAACACTACAACCAGTGGGTGCTGCCGGGCGTCATCGCCTATCAAGCCAGCGACGGCAAGCCCTCGCAGCAGATCGCGGAATGGCACGCCAGTGGTCTCACCAACTACAGCTTCACTGAGGGCAAGCTGAAGGGCTGGGATATCGGCGGTGGCCTGCGCTACGTGGACAAGGCCGTCATCGGGAATCCCGCCTTCACGAACGCATCCGGCGCCGTTACAGGACTGGACACGGCCAATCCCTACACCGAGGACAGCTATGTGGGCGTTGATGCGTGGATCGGATATTCCACCAAGTGGCGGGAAAAATATGATGTGTCGTTCAACCTCTACGTCTACGACCTGCAGGAAAGCGGCGGCTTCCGCGCCATCGGAGCCAATTCTGATGGCACGAGGGCGGTATTCCGCATTATTCAGCCGCGTAGCTTCTACTTCACTACCAAGCTGAAATTCTGACGCCACGGGTGTGGACCAGAGGTCTGGCGAACAACCCTCTCGGTAAGACCGAGAGGGTTTGTTTTCTCCCAAAGCACCCACCAATCGATCACCCTTGTTCCTATGCCGAAACCGGCATGACGTCCTTCCCGATGGTACATCATCCTTTGAATTCCCGGCCCTTGCCCAAGCACATCGCCTATGGCGGGGACTATAATCCGGAACAGTGGGCCGAGGCGGTCTGGCAGGAGGATGTCCAGCTCATGCGCGAGGCCGGAGTGAATCTGGTGACCGTGGGCGTGTTCAGCTGGGCCAAGTTGCAACCGAGCGAGCGGCGGTTTGATTTCGGCTGGCTCGACCGGGTGTTGGACCTTCTGCATAGCAATGGGATCGGGGTTTGCCTTGCGACCGCCACAGCGTCGCCGCCGCCTTGGCTTTCGATCCAGTATCCAGAAATCCTGCCGATCCTGGCTGACGGCGTGCAACTGCAGGCGGGGGCCCGGCAGCATTACTCCCCCAGCAGCAGGATCTATCGCAAGTTTGCCCAAAGATTGGTGACACGGATGGCGCGCCGGTATCGCAAGCATCCTGCGCTGGTCACCTGGCACATCAACAATGAGTATGGCTGTCATGTGCCGGAGGGCTGCCATGGTCCGGATAGCACCCTGGCCTTCCGGGATTGGTTGCGGGCAAAATACTCCACGCTCGATGAGTTGAACGAGGCCTGGGGTACCGCCTTCTGGAGCCAGCAATACGGCCGGTGGGAAGAGGTGCTCACTCCCAGGCGAGCTCCTTATCACAGCAACCCCACCCAATGCCTGGATTTCAAGCGATTCACCAGCGACGCATTTCTTGCGCTGTATCGGATGGAATTGGGGATCCTGCGCAGAGCTACGCCGGACATTCCGGTTACGACCAACTTCATGGGCTTCTTCAAGCCGCTGGACTATCGGGCCTGGTCCCCGGAGCTCGATTACATCTCCTGGGACAGTTATCCGGATCCCGGCGACGAGGCTGCGGCGCGCCATGCAGCGGCGGCGGGGCATGACCTGATGCGGTCACTCAAACCGGATCGCCCGTTTTACCTGATGGAGCAGGCGACCTCCTATGTTAATTGGCGGCAGGTCAACCTGCCGAAGCGCCCGGGCCTGATGCGCCTGCACAGTCTGCAATCAGTCGCGCGGGGTGGCGATGGCGTCCTGTTTTTCCAGTGGCGGCAATCCAAGGCCGGCGCGGAAAAATTCCACAGCGGCATGGTGCCGCATGTGGCGATTGCCAAAAGCCGGGTCTTCGCCGAGGTGCGGTCACTCGGAGCCGAATTGAAGAAACTACAAGGCGTCACAGGATCGTTGGTCCGGAACCGCGTCGCGATCGCCTTTGACTGGCATGCGTGGTGGGCGGTGGAGCTGGAATCCAAACCCGGCCGGATTGACTATGCCGGTTGGACCAACCAGCTGCACCGGTGGTTCTACCAGCGGAACATTGGCGTGGATTTCGTCCACCCCGGCAGCGACCTGGGTTGCTATAATCTGGTGCTGGCGCCCGCGCTTTACCTGCTGTCGGCCAGTGACGCCGCCAATGTGGAAAAGCATGTGGCCGGCGGAGGCACTTTGCTCGCCACCTATTTCTCGGGCATCGTTAACGAGAGAGAGCAAGTCGTGACCGGCGGCTACCCGGCCCTGCTCAGCAAGACCCTTGGACTGTGGGTCGAGGAATGGGTCCCCTACCCGGAAGGACGGGGCAACCAGGTGCGGTTTGGGGGTCAGCGCTACCGGTGCGACCATTGGTGCGACCTCCTGCACCTTGAGGGAGCCAAGGCGCTTGCGACCTATGCCGGTGACTACTTCGCCGGGCGCGTGGCCGTCACACAGAACAAGTTTGGCCGCGGCCAGGCCTTTTATCTGGGGACACGGCTCGATGTATCGGGCTTGGACCGGTTGCTCACCCTCGTGGGACGGGCCGCGGGCGTGCAGGCGGTGTTGCCTGCTCCGCCGAACGTGGAGATCACCCTGCGCGAAGGTGCGGCGGCGCGATATTTGTTTCTGCTCAATCATGGCGACAAATCTGCCCGGATATCCCTGCAGGGTTTGCACGGACGGGAACTGCTGGAGAACCGTAAAGTGGCGGAATCACTGGTCGTGCCGCCGCTGGATGTCCGCGTGATTCAGCTGCCTAAAAAATGAATAGTCATCGGTCGCCTGTCTTCGGAAGGCGCGTTGGCGCGCTCCTTTTTACGGCGATTCTCGGCGCCTCCCAGTGTGCCCAGATTGCGACCGGCCACCCCGTGCATCGTCCCGGCCTGCCTCGCCTCGGTGCGGATCAGGTCGGGACGCCGGTAGTCCTGCCACAAGCGGTGCAGTTCGACTTCACTTCGCGGCTGACTGGGCAGGATTACCGGCTGTACGTGTCCGTTCCGCCCCGGTTGCAGCCGGGCAAGCGTTACCCGGTGCTCTACGTGCTCGATGGTTATTGGTATTTTCACGCCGCGGCCCGCAGTGTGCCGGCAGACCCGGGGGATCACCTGCAGCCGGCGATTGTCGTGGGCCTCGGCTATCCGACAGACAAGATGGACGAGCTGCTCCGCCGCCGGACTTTTGACTTGGTGCCGCCTCCTCCCCCGGGCGGTGCCATGGCTGGAGTGGAACCGGGCACGGGCGGACTGGATGATTTCATCCGCATGCTGCTCGAGGAGGTCAGGCCATTCGTGCAGGATCGCTATCCGGTTGATTCAGGCCGGCAGGCCATCTTTGGGATGTCCAATGGCGGTCTTGCGGTCTTGCGGATGCTTTTCCGTCACCCGCAGGCCTTTCAAACCTATATTGCGGCCAGCCCCGCCATCTTTCACCACAATCGGGTCATCCTGGCGGACGAGGCGAATTTCGGGGCGAAGCTACAGGCCCTGGAGACCACTTTGCGCGTGCTTATCACCACGGCCGTCGATGAGCAGTACCGGGGAACGGATCCAGTGCTGCTCGCGAATGACTGGCGCTTCGTGGACAATGCCGCCGAGCTCGCCGACCGGCTCGCCGGGCT is from Lacunisphaera limnophila and encodes:
- a CDS encoding beta-galactosidase — protein: MPKHIAYGGDYNPEQWAEAVWQEDVQLMREAGVNLVTVGVFSWAKLQPSERRFDFGWLDRVLDLLHSNGIGVCLATATASPPPWLSIQYPEILPILADGVQLQAGARQHYSPSSRIYRKFAQRLVTRMARRYRKHPALVTWHINNEYGCHVPEGCHGPDSTLAFRDWLRAKYSTLDELNEAWGTAFWSQQYGRWEEVLTPRRAPYHSNPTQCLDFKRFTSDAFLALYRMELGILRRATPDIPVTTNFMGFFKPLDYRAWSPELDYISWDSYPDPGDEAAARHAAAAGHDLMRSLKPDRPFYLMEQATSYVNWRQVNLPKRPGLMRLHSLQSVARGGDGVLFFQWRQSKAGAEKFHSGMVPHVAIAKSRVFAEVRSLGAELKKLQGVTGSLVRNRVAIAFDWHAWWAVELESKPGRIDYAGWTNQLHRWFYQRNIGVDFVHPGSDLGCYNLVLAPALYLLSASDAANVEKHVAGGGTLLATYFSGIVNEREQVVTGGYPALLSKTLGLWVEEWVPYPEGRGNQVRFGGQRYRCDHWCDLLHLEGAKALATYAGDYFAGRVAVTQNKFGRGQAFYLGTRLDVSGLDRLLTLVGRAAGVQAVLPAPPNVEITLREGAAARYLFLLNHGDKSARISLQGLHGRELLENRKVAESLVVPPLDVRVIQLPKK
- a CDS encoding alpha/beta hydrolase: MHRPGLPRLGADQVGTPVVLPQAVQFDFTSRLTGQDYRLYVSVPPRLQPGKRYPVLYVLDGYWYFHAAARSVPADPGDHLQPAIVVGLGYPTDKMDELLRRRTFDLVPPPPPGGAMAGVEPGTGGLDDFIRMLLEEVRPFVQDRYPVDSGRQAIFGMSNGGLAVLRMLFRHPQAFQTYIAASPAIFHHNRVILADEANFGAKLQALETTLRVLITTAVDEQYRGTDPVLLANDWRFVDNAAELADRLAGLNVAKLKVTYTSFSDENHKSVALSALSRGLRFALQTSQVKSDGP